One genomic window of Hydra vulgaris chromosome 03, alternate assembly HydraT2T_AEP includes the following:
- the LOC136078530 gene encoding arginine/serine-rich coiled-coil protein 2-like: MQKTKLTLTHQQPTCELETNNSKPEENPSKITNEENINKLTVIKKKIIIVFENEEEQTNEEEEKKQATKQKNDTQHEKNKEDTRNKKRILLRKTDEQRSRRRRGESLERHRRKQASGRSERKRSKKMGEDNTWQKKRSAPPPTPHKNDRKKRMETIKQSNTLESG; this comes from the coding sequence ATGCAAAAAACGAAACTTACACTAACCCATCAACAACCAACATGTGAACTTGAAACAAATAACTCAAAACCCGAAGAAAATCcatctaaaataacaaatgaagaaaacataaataaactaaCCGTTATCAAAAAGAAGATAATTATCGTATTTGAAAACGAAGAAGAACAAACTAATGAAGAAGAAGAGAAGAAACAAGCAACAAAACAGAAGAACGATACTCAACACGAAAAGAACAAAGAAGACACTCGAAACAAGAAAAGAATACTACTTCGAAAAACCGACGAACAAAGAAGCAGAAGAAGAAGAGGAGAATCACTTGAAAGACACCGAAGAAAGCAAGCGAGCGGAAGAAGCGAACGAAAAAGGTCGAAAAAAATGGGCGAAGACAACACCTGGCAAAAAAAACGCAGTGCACCACCACCGACTCCACACAAAAATGATcgaaaaaaaagaatggaaacGATCAAGCAAAGCAACACGCTAGAAAGTGGCTAA
- the LOC101240846 gene encoding C-C chemokine receptor type 5 isoform X3 yields MFFRLFLFTIKITNIYLSEMNWTSSNNWSEMNSTLVKLFVDSSANSSLTQNDVNHTAHFNITEENYFSGMTLDQVCQLFEVNSENCSCSNPSFDFFCNDQSEQGEITFTCDTVSNKVTGISNLISSVFALIGNGFVVGFGICSWKDLSIFRQLILGLAISDLIFAIIEFILSIPRIWTCHWLYGLLMCKVLSAVLAASANIAVGFIVIVAVDRYIGIVHIFSKTLNQTLLRVIVIINVVAGILSVLPPLLVLQVTNFETCEENWSSRKSSVYTMVLFFVYYLIPVIALIVLYCIIIAWLKKAYLKCKALNNAQKISRLKKNKRTLVMLISILACFTVLVLPNRAVWIIKDFYSLSNINDNNLFRFLKIILEISYGLHAAVNPIIYSVVDPRFQFQMKSFFNFLSKYPKHEDPKPSSDLRSTTHHIDEVTVASTI; encoded by the coding sequence atgttttttcgtttgtttttatttacgaTCAagattacaaatatttatttgagtGAGATGAACTGGACTTCAAGTAATAACTGGAGTGAGATGAACTCaactttagtaaaattatttgttgattcCTCAGCAAACTCTTCTTTAACTCAAAACGATGTAAACCACACAGCacattttaatattactgaagaaaattatttttccgGTATGACTTTAGATCAAGTTTGTCAACTTTTTGAAGTTAACAGTGAGAATTGTTCGTGTTCGAATCccagttttgattttttttgtaatgaccAATCTGAACAAGGTGAAATAACATTCACATGTGATACTGTTTCAAATAAAGTAACAggtatttcaaatttaatatcatCTGTGTTCGCTTTGATTGGTAATGGGTTTGTAGTCGGTTTCGGAATATGCAGTTGGAAAGATCTCTCAATATTTCGGCAATTAATTTTAGGTTTGGCTATTTCCGATTTAATATTTGCAATTATAGAATTTATATTAAGCATTCCTAGAATATGGACATGTCATTGGTTGTACGGTTTATTAATGTGTAAAGTTCTTTCTGCTGTACTGGCTGCAAGTGCAAACATTGCAGTGGGATTCATAGTCATTGTTGCTGTTGATAGGTACATCGGCATTGTACACATatttagtaaaactttaaatcaaactttattaagAGTCATTGTAATCATAAACGTTGTGGCAGGAATATTATCTGTTCTTCCACCATTGTTGGTTCTTCAAGTTACCAATTTTGAAACATGCGAAGAAAACTGGAGCAGTAGAAAATCTAGTGTTTACACAATGgttctgttttttgtttattatctcATACCCGTAATTGcacttattgttttatattgtataattaTTGCTTGGTTAAAAAAAGCTTACTTAAAGTGCAAAGCGTTAAATAATGCTCAAAAAATATCgcgtttgaaaaaaaacaaaagaactttagTTATGCTGATTTCAATCTTGGCCTGTTTTACAGTATTAGTTCTTCCGAATCGAGCTGTTTggattataaaagatttttacagTTTGAGCAATATTAACGATAACAATTTATTccgttttttaaagataatattggAGATTTCGTACGGACTCCATGCTGCAGTGAATCCCATTATTTATTCGGTTGTAGATCCTAGGTTTCAATTtcaaatgaaaagttttttcaactttttatctaaatatcCTAAGCATGAAGATCCTAAACCTTCAAGTGACTTGCGATCAACAACACATCACATAGACGAGGTGACAGTCGCATCGACAATTTAA